One part of the Nitrosophilus kaiyonis genome encodes these proteins:
- a CDS encoding STT3 domain-containing protein, which produces MEKIFNFDDEKFSTKSIIALILIAYIFSLAVRYYWIYWASGFPEFFWNGQIMINTNDGYFFASGVQKALYKMHQFNPLVPEFWDRGLVFVTSILVKILPFSFETILLYMPGFFASLIIVPIILLGRIYKLTMVGFFAAILASIIWSYYNRTMFGYYDTDMFSVMVITFIFYFLVLSIEKKSLNAIFWASLISCIYPFLYIPGENVLYGLIILYTIYAFIFHRKDEFFYPSLILLYTSLFPLYILIKILLVIIFYILLKTQKISKNYEKYIAFIAIAIFFIWSKAIFSIWGRFSAYFFKEGTIEEGLHFYKVMQTIREASGISFETLSNRISGHISLFLLSLLGYVLLIWKKRNFAISLVFVGLGIFALKGGLRFTIYAVPFLAFSLVYLFWIFTIWIKNRYVRYVAVFVFTIAALIPNILHVIEYKVPTVFNKSEVEALDLLKRKSSPKDFVLTWWDYGYPIWFYAEKITLIDGSKHKHDNFIISEILSTSSQLEAARLSRIAVEKYAEQIKWYKKYEEEKLDISKIPDEFIFGNKEKYVASYHFSVADVLFQNRKKNQINPNEFLENLRYNDIKLPEKTREVYIYLPLRMMEIFPTVKEFSNIDLITGNKKSNPFIYYTEFFKDSKDKIYLGRGIFLDKRKGVLLFGKKIVPLKAFYTVAYTKGGKIIKQKQNLREKAPLSVIYLQSYRSFLILDDEMLNSLYIQMFVFNNYDKDLFEPVIISPWSKIFRVKI; this is translated from the coding sequence GTGGAAAAAATATTTAATTTTGATGATGAAAAATTTTCAACGAAAAGTATTATCGCTCTTATTTTGATAGCTTATATTTTTTCTTTAGCAGTTAGATATTATTGGATATATTGGGCTTCAGGCTTTCCAGAATTTTTTTGGAATGGTCAGATTATGATAAATACAAATGATGGATACTTTTTTGCAAGCGGTGTACAAAAAGCTCTTTATAAAATGCATCAATTTAATCCTTTAGTGCCAGAATTTTGGGATAGAGGACTTGTTTTTGTAACGTCGATACTTGTAAAAATATTGCCTTTTTCTTTTGAGACAATATTGCTTTATATGCCTGGTTTTTTTGCTTCTTTGATAATTGTTCCAATTATACTTCTTGGAAGAATTTATAAACTAACCATGGTAGGTTTTTTTGCAGCTATACTAGCTTCAATAATCTGGAGCTATTATAATAGAACAATGTTTGGTTATTATGACACTGATATGTTTAGTGTTATGGTTATAACTTTTATATTTTATTTTTTAGTTTTGTCTATTGAAAAAAAGTCTTTAAATGCTATTTTTTGGGCATCTTTAATTTCTTGTATATATCCTTTTTTATATATTCCTGGAGAAAATGTTCTTTATGGGCTTATAATTTTATATACTATTTATGCTTTTATTTTTCATAGAAAAGATGAGTTTTTCTATCCTAGTTTAATTTTGCTATATACATCTTTGTTTCCGTTATATATTTTAATAAAAATACTATTGGTAATAATATTTTATATACTTTTAAAAACCCAAAAAATCTCTAAAAATTATGAAAAATATATTGCTTTTATTGCAATAGCTATATTTTTTATATGGAGCAAAGCCATTTTTAGTATTTGGGGAAGATTTTCAGCATATTTTTTTAAAGAAGGAACAATAGAGGAGGGGCTTCATTTTTATAAAGTTATGCAAACTATTAGAGAAGCCTCAGGCATATCTTTTGAGACTTTATCAAATAGGATAAGTGGGCATATTTCACTTTTTTTACTATCTTTACTTGGATATGTTTTGCTTATCTGGAAAAAAAGAAATTTTGCAATAAGTTTAGTTTTTGTAGGTCTTGGAATATTTGCTTTAAAAGGTGGTCTTAGATTTACAATATATGCTGTTCCATTTTTAGCTTTTTCTCTTGTATATCTTTTTTGGATATTTACTATATGGATAAAAAATAGATATGTAAGATATGTTGCAGTTTTTGTTTTTACAATAGCAGCCTTAATACCAAATATTTTACATGTAATTGAATATAAAGTTCCAACAGTTTTTAACAAAAGCGAAGTTGAAGCATTAGATCTTTTAAAAAGAAAAAGTTCGCCAAAAGATTTTGTTTTAACATGGTGGGATTATGGATATCCTATATGGTTTTATGCAGAAAAAATAACTTTGATTGATGGTTCAAAACATAAACATGACAATTTTATAATTTCTGAGATTTTATCTACATCATCTCAGCTTGAAGCTGCAAGGCTTTCAAGAATTGCAGTTGAGAAATATGCAGAGCAGATAAAATGGTATAAAAAATATGAAGAAGAAAAATTGGATATTTCAAAGATACCTGATGAATTTATCTTTGGAAATAAAGAAAAATATGTGGCATCATACCATTTTTCAGTTGCTGATGTACTGTTTCAAAACAGAAAGAAAAATCAGATAAATCCAAATGAATTTTTAGAAAATCTTAGATACAATGATATAAAACTTCCAGAAAAAACTAGAGAAGTTTATATATATCTACCTCTTAGAATGATGGAAATATTCCCAACTGTTAAAGAGTTTAGTAATATTGATCTAATAACTGGAAATAAAAAATCAAATCCTTTTATATACTATACAGAGTTTTTCAAAGATAGCAAGGATAAAATATATCTTGGAAGAGGAATATTTTTAGATAAAAGAAAAGGAGTTCTTCTTTTTGGTAAAAAGATAGTTCCACTTAAAGCTTTTTATACGGTAGCTTATACAAAAGGCGGAAAAATTATCAAACAAAAACAGAATCTAAGAGAAAAAGCTCCATTATCTGTGATTTATCTACAAAGTTACAGAAGCTTTTTAATTTTAGATGATGAAATGTTAAACTCATTATATATTCAAATGTTTGTTTTTAATAATTATGATAAAGATCTTTTTGAGCCTGTTATAATTTCGCCATGGAGTAAGATATTTAGGGTAAAAATTTAA
- a CDS encoding asparaginase domain-containing protein, giving the protein MITIINTGGTFNKRYDPVIGKLIVPKDNLAVEKILEAFCNNFKYELKGIIFKDSLDMDEKDREILLENIKNSDSKKIIVIHGTDTMDKSAEFVAKNIKDKCIVFTGAMKPFSINQVEATANFTLALSKILLDFEEGVFIAMHSLVLPYNKIYKNRKIGKFTSKSDFEQRK; this is encoded by the coding sequence ATGATAACTATCATAAATACAGGTGGAACTTTCAATAAAAGATATGATCCAGTTATTGGAAAATTAATCGTTCCAAAAGATAATCTTGCAGTTGAGAAGATTTTGGAAGCTTTTTGTAACAACTTCAAGTATGAATTAAAAGGGATAATCTTTAAAGATAGTCTTGATATGGATGAAAAAGATAGAGAAATACTTTTAGAAAATATAAAAAATAGTGATAGTAAAAAGATTATTGTTATTCATGGAACCGATACAATGGATAAAAGTGCAGAGTTTGTTGCAAAAAATATAAAAGATAAATGTATAGTTTTTACTGGAGCAATGAAGCCTTTTAGTATAAATCAGGTTGAAGCAACAGCCAATTTTACCTTAGCTCTATCAAAAATTCTTCTTGATTTTGAAGAGGGAGTTTTTATAGCTATGCACTCTTTAGTTTTGCCATATAACAAAATATATAAAAACAGAAAAATAGGAAAATTTACTTCGAAGTCGGACTTCGAACAAAGGAAATAG
- a CDS encoding heavy metal translocating P-type ATPase, whose translation MGKIKCDHCHLEFDESVMIEDEIEGEKKYFCCKGCQGVYHLLKSEGLDSFYEKLGDTKLQPAQQKKEDLEKFDLEGFINKYVKKREDGLYEINLIMEGIHCAACVWLNEKVLHQTPGIIEASINYTNNKAKIVWDPEEIKLSKIIETIRSIGYNAYPYDPKLQEERATKARRDYYARILVAVFATMNIMWIAIAQYVGFFTGMRQDIKDILNVAEFVLATPTLFYSGWVYFKGAYYGLKNRFVNMDLLVASGASLAYIYSIYAMITRVGEVYFDSVTMIVTFVLVGKYLEVLSKKQAVDTLDSVLGTIPTEVTVIKNNEKSLVLIENVEPGDIIEVKPGEKIVIDGVIINGSASFDESSLTGESEPVFKKEGDEVLSGSICLDSVIRYEAKKDFSTSLLSNIATLLEDSITKKPKIEKLANQISGYFSLTILSLAILTFAGWYFYIGEFERALIVAISVIVIACPCALGLATPMATLVGLGISAKKGILFKEAAQLETMAKSDVLVLDKTGTITEGKPEVVSYEKLKDFDENIVFSLVKNSNHPISKGVEKFLKERLKDEGRREKRENIKDKFEVSSFTNHELRITNFKEIKAKGLEAIVDGKKVIGGNKEYLGENGIKVEIESENSLFLVAIDSELVAIYELSDKIKEKTAQAITKIKELGIKVIMLTGDNEKAAKKVADLVGIDEYYAKLLPQDKSSFIEKLHKNGHIVVMAGDGINDSIALACSDIAIAMGSGADIAISVSDVVLLDEKPYSIYEAYKISKRVYKAIKENLALSLIYNTIAVPAAILGFVNPLVAALSMSLSSLLVVGNSFRIKMSEKDAKQ comes from the coding sequence ATGGGGAAAATTAAATGTGATCATTGCCATTTGGAATTTGATGAGAGTGTAATGATAGAAGATGAGATAGAAGGTGAAAAGAAATATTTTTGCTGTAAAGGGTGTCAAGGGGTATATCATCTATTAAAAAGTGAAGGACTTGATAGCTTTTATGAAAAACTTGGAGATACAAAGCTTCAACCTGCTCAGCAAAAAAAAGAAGATTTAGAAAAGTTTGATTTAGAAGGATTTATAAATAAATATGTAAAAAAAAGAGAAGATGGACTTTATGAAATAAATTTGATTATGGAAGGAATACATTGTGCTGCTTGTGTTTGGTTAAATGAGAAGGTTTTACATCAAACTCCAGGAATTATTGAAGCAAGTATAAACTATACAAACAATAAAGCAAAAATAGTTTGGGATCCAGAGGAGATAAAGCTTTCAAAAATCATTGAGACTATAAGATCGATTGGTTATAACGCATATCCATATGATCCAAAACTTCAAGAAGAAAGAGCCACTAAAGCAAGAAGAGACTATTATGCTAGGATTTTGGTAGCTGTATTTGCTACTATGAATATTATGTGGATTGCAATTGCTCAATATGTTGGCTTTTTTACAGGAATGAGACAAGATATAAAAGATATTTTAAATGTTGCTGAGTTTGTTTTAGCAACTCCGACTCTTTTTTATAGTGGATGGGTCTATTTTAAAGGTGCATATTATGGACTTAAAAATAGATTTGTTAATATGGATCTGCTTGTAGCAAGCGGAGCAAGTTTAGCCTATATTTACTCTATTTATGCAATGATTACAAGAGTTGGAGAGGTATATTTTGACTCAGTTACAATGATAGTTACTTTTGTTTTAGTTGGTAAATATCTTGAAGTTTTAAGCAAAAAACAGGCAGTTGATACTCTTGATAGTGTACTTGGAACTATTCCTACAGAAGTAACAGTAATTAAAAATAATGAAAAATCTCTTGTTTTGATTGAAAATGTTGAGCCTGGAGATATAATTGAGGTAAAGCCTGGAGAAAAGATTGTAATTGATGGTGTAATTATAAATGGAAGTGCCTCTTTTGATGAGAGCTCCTTAACAGGAGAGAGTGAACCTGTTTTTAAAAAAGAGGGAGATGAAGTTTTAAGTGGTTCAATCTGTTTAGATTCAGTTATAAGATATGAGGCAAAAAAAGATTTTTCAACATCACTTTTATCAAATATAGCTACTCTTTTAGAAGATTCAATTACCAAAAAGCCAAAAATTGAAAAGTTGGCAAATCAAATAAGCGGTTATTTTAGTTTAACAATATTGAGTTTAGCTATTTTAACATTTGCTGGATGGTATTTTTATATAGGAGAGTTTGAGAGGGCTTTAATAGTTGCGATATCAGTTATAGTTATAGCTTGTCCTTGTGCTTTAGGACTTGCTACACCAATGGCAACTCTTGTTGGACTTGGGATTTCAGCTAAAAAAGGGATACTCTTTAAAGAGGCTGCTCAGTTAGAGACAATGGCAAAAAGTGATGTGTTGGTTTTAGATAAAACAGGAACTATTACTGAGGGAAAACCTGAAGTTGTTAGCTATGAGAAATTAAAAGATTTTGATGAAAATATAGTATTTTCACTTGTAAAAAACTCAAATCATCCAATAAGTAAAGGAGTGGAGAAGTTTTTGAAAGAAAGGTTGAAGGATGAAGGTAGAAGGGAGAAGAGGGAGAATATAAAAGATAAATTTGAAGTTTCAAGTTTCACGAATCACGAATTACGAATTACGAACTTTAAAGAGATAAAAGCTAAAGGTTTAGAAGCTATTGTAGATGGCAAAAAAGTTATCGGTGGAAACAAAGAGTATTTAGGAGAAAATGGTATAAAAGTAGAAATAGAGAGTGAAAATAGCCTTTTTTTAGTTGCAATTGATAGTGAACTTGTTGCAATATATGAGCTAAGTGATAAGATAAAGGAAAAAACTGCCCAAGCAATAACAAAAATAAAAGAGCTTGGTATAAAAGTTATAATGTTAACAGGAGATAATGAAAAAGCAGCAAAAAAAGTGGCAGATTTAGTTGGGATTGATGAGTATTATGCGAAGCTTTTGCCTCAAGATAAAAGTTCATTTATAGAAAAACTTCATAAAAATGGTCATATTGTGGTAATGGCTGGAGATGGTATAAACGATTCTATAGCTCTTGCTTGCAGTGATATTGCTATTGCAATGGGAAGTGGGGCTGATATTGCTATAAGTGTTAGTGATGTAGTATTGCTTGATGAAAAACCATATAGCATATATGAAGCTTATAAGATAAGCAAAAGAGTTTATAAAGCTATAAAAGAAAATCTTGCACTGTCTTTGATATATAATACCATAGCAGTTCCTGCTGCAATTTTAGGATTTGTAAATCCGTTGGTTGCAGCTTTGAGTATGTCTCTTAGCTCACTTTTGGTTGTTGGTAATTCATTTAGGATTAAAATGAGTGAGAAAGATGCGAAGCAGTGA
- the ccoS gene encoding cbb3-type cytochrome oxidase assembly protein CcoS, with translation MSAGIVAMMLGVSTLLGALGLIALLWGLKSGQFDDTSKFLDGARFDGEEELKDAVMMEEKKKKALEKRRKDKRVMPN, from the coding sequence ATGAGTGCTGGAATAGTAGCGATGATGCTAGGTGTTTCTACTTTACTTGGGGCTTTAGGATTGATTGCTCTTTTATGGGGGCTTAAAAGCGGTCAATTTGATGATACTTCAAAATTTTTAGATGGTGCAAGATTTGATGGTGAAGAAGAGCTTAAAGATGCAGTTATGATGGAAGAAAAAAAGAAAAAAGCGCTTGAAAAGAGAAGAAAAGATAAAAGAGTAATGCCGAATTAA
- a CDS encoding c-type cytochrome produces the protein MKKLAILSIIAAGAISLMAADGAALYKKCAGCHGAKGEKKALGKSQPIGGWDAAKVEEALKGYKAGSRNVYGMGGLMKGQVASYSDDDIKAVAEYISTLK, from the coding sequence ATGAAAAAATTAGCAATTCTTAGTATAATCGCAGCTGGAGCAATCAGCCTTATGGCAGCAGACGGAGCAGCATTATATAAAAAATGTGCTGGATGTCATGGTGCTAAAGGTGAGAAAAAAGCTCTTGGAAAATCTCAGCCAATAGGTGGATGGGATGCAGCAAAAGTTGAAGAAGCTCTAAAAGGTTATAAAGCAGGTTCAAGAAACGTTTATGGAATGGGTGGCCTTATGAAAGGTCAAGTTGCTTCTTATAGCGATGATGATATTAAAGCAGTAGCTGAATATATTTCTACATTAAAATAA
- the gmhB gene encoding D-glycero-beta-D-manno-heptose 1,7-bisphosphate 7-phosphatase, which yields MVNRAIFLDRDGVINVDKGYVHKIEDFEFTTGTIKALKYFQSLGYLLIIVTNQSGIGRGYYTKKDFYKLTSWMKNRLKADGIEIKEVYFCPHSPEENCKCRKPEPGMILKAAKDFDIDLKKSWMIGDKISDIKAAKRAGIENTIFIEEENKKRGEGGKVVRKEGKAKYIAKSLFDTISIIKE from the coding sequence ATGGTGAATAGGGCTATTTTTTTAGATAGAGATGGTGTAATAAATGTTGATAAAGGATATGTTCATAAAATAGAAGATTTTGAATTTACTACTGGGACAATAAAAGCTTTGAAATATTTTCAAAGTTTAGGATATTTGCTAATTATTGTAACAAATCAATCTGGTATTGGTAGAGGATATTATACAAAAAAAGATTTTTATAAACTTACATCTTGGATGAAAAATAGATTAAAAGCAGATGGAATTGAGATAAAAGAGGTATATTTTTGTCCGCACTCACCAGAAGAGAATTGTAAGTGTAGAAAACCTGAGCCTGGAATGATTTTAAAAGCTGCAAAAGATTTTGATATCGATTTGAAAAAATCTTGGATGATAGGTGATAAGATAAGTGATATAAAAGCAGCTAAAAGGGCTGGAATTGAAAATACTATTTTTATAGAAGAAGAGAATAAGAAAAGAGGAGAAGGTGGTAAGGTGGTAAGAAAAGAAGGTAAGGCTAAATATATAGCAAAGAGTTTGTTTGATACAATTTCAATAATAAAAGAGTGA
- the rfaD gene encoding ADP-glyceromanno-heptose 6-epimerase, whose translation MKYSDIDFNNKTVLITGGAGFIGSNLAFYFQENYPNCKVVIFDKFRTEERFSNGNLKSFGHFKNLIGFKGEVISGDINNKDDLRRLEDFRFDYIFHQAAISDTTVQDQKIMIDTNLNAFKDLLDIAVAMKAGMIYASSGAVYGKLPAPHTVGKEAPANIYGFSKLMMDNLAYDYMKKVDIPIVGLRYFNVYGPREYFKEKTASMVLQFGLQILKGENPRLFEGSDKIKRDFVFVEDIIQANIKACNPKKSGVYNAATGNARSFKDIVDILCDKLDIHPKYEYIPNPYVKQYQFFTEADIEPTKEFLGYEPRFTLEEGIKADIPYIRKIFEEEIL comes from the coding sequence ATGAAATATAGCGATATTGATTTTAATAATAAAACTGTTTTAATAACAGGTGGAGCTGGTTTTATTGGAAGCAATCTTGCTTTTTATTTTCAAGAAAATTATCCTAATTGTAAAGTTGTTATATTTGATAAGTTTAGAACTGAAGAGAGATTTTCTAATGGAAATCTAAAAAGCTTTGGTCATTTTAAAAATCTAATAGGATTTAAGGGTGAAGTTATAAGTGGAGATATTAATAATAAAGATGATTTAAGAAGATTAGAAGATTTTAGATTTGATTATATTTTTCATCAAGCAGCTATTAGTGATACAACAGTGCAAGATCAAAAAATTATGATTGATACAAATTTAAATGCATTTAAAGATCTATTAGATATTGCCGTTGCAATGAAAGCTGGTATGATATATGCAAGTAGTGGTGCAGTATATGGAAAGCTGCCAGCACCCCATACAGTTGGTAAAGAGGCTCCGGCAAATATTTATGGATTTAGCAAACTTATGATGGATAATCTTGCATATGATTATATGAAAAAAGTTGATATTCCTATAGTTGGACTTAGATATTTTAATGTATATGGGCCAAGAGAATATTTTAAAGAAAAAACTGCTTCAATGGTGCTTCAGTTTGGACTACAAATATTAAAAGGAGAAAATCCAAGGCTTTTTGAAGGAAGTGATAAAATAAAAAGAGATTTTGTATTTGTAGAAGATATTATTCAAGCAAACATCAAAGCTTGCAATCCAAAAAAAAGCGGTGTGTATAATGCTGCAACTGGAAATGCAAGAAGTTTTAAAGATATAGTTGATATTTTATGTGACAAGCTAGATATTCATCCAAAATATGAATATATCCCTAATCCTTATGTAAAGCAGTATCAATTTTTTACAGAGGCTGATATTGAACCTACAAAAGAGTTTTTAGGATATGAGCCAAGATTTACTTTGGAAGAGGGGATAAAGGCAGATATTCCTTATATTAGGAAGATTTTTGAGGAAGAAATTTTGTAA
- a CDS encoding four helix bundle protein: protein MARYEKLIIWQKAVELVKYIYKITESFPKNELFGLTSQIRRAAISIPSNIAEGTGRISKKEFINFLHIALGSLYEVKTQLFIAKELNFIDSIKFANNKIDELEKMIVAMIKTKKDFNDK from the coding sequence TTGGCAAGATATGAAAAATTGATTATTTGGCAAAAGGCTGTAGAATTAGTTAAATATATTTACAAAATAACTGAAAGTTTTCCAAAAAATGAATTATTTGGTTTAACATCTCAAATAAGAAGAGCAGCAATTTCTATTCCTAGCAATATTGCTGAAGGGACTGGAAGAATATCAAAAAAAGAGTTTATAAATTTTTTACATATAGCACTAGGTTCTTTATATGAAGTTAAAACTCAGTTATTTATTGCAAAAGAACTTAATTTTATAGATTCTATAAAATTTGCAAATAATAAAATTGATGAATTAGAAAAAATGATTGTAGCTATGATAAAAACAAAAAAGGATTTTAATGATAAATAA
- the rfaE1 gene encoding D-glycero-beta-D-manno-heptose-7-phosphate kinase — protein MINKNSFQLSYSTIPLSRYAPKILVVGDLMIDHYLWGECERISPEAPVQVVDIKKEESLLGGAGNVLNNLKAFEAEVGVISVVGDDKNGEWLEKRLQERGIKKIALIKEKGRVTSKKSRIIASHQQIVRVDKESKNDISKSSEKKILEILRKKIDDFDLILLSDYAKGVLTYDLTQEIINLAKEKIPVFVDPKGRDYSKYTGADLITPNKKEASLASGIDIIDDKSLKEAGFYLKNRFNLKNVIITLSEEGMAIFEDKMEKIPTAAREVYDVTGAGDTVLAALGFAKACGKNLKEAAYFANLAAGVVVGKVGAATATIEEIEEYESSLHKSSSDEHIKSFEEIKRVVEYLKNKNKKIVFTNGCFDILHIGHVKYLQKAKQLGDVLIVGLNSDESVRRLKGKDRPVNPEYDRAYLLAALEPVDYVVIFNEDTPYELIKIIEPDVLVKGTDYEGKEVVGSDIAKEVRLIEFVEGKSTSKIIEKVRNR, from the coding sequence ATGATAAATAAAAATTCTTTTCAACTCTCTTATTCAACTATTCCACTATCCCGCTATGCCCCTAAAATACTGGTAGTAGGTGATTTGATGATAGACCATTACCTATGGGGAGAGTGTGAGAGAATTTCACCTGAAGCTCCTGTTCAGGTTGTAGATATAAAAAAGGAAGAGTCATTACTTGGAGGGGCTGGAAATGTTTTGAATAATTTAAAAGCATTTGAGGCTGAAGTTGGAGTTATAAGTGTTGTTGGTGATGATAAAAATGGAGAATGGTTAGAAAAAAGATTGCAAGAAAGAGGTATAAAAAAGATTGCTCTCATAAAAGAAAAAGGAAGAGTTACAAGTAAAAAAAGTAGAATCATAGCTTCACATCAGCAAATAGTTAGAGTTGATAAAGAGTCAAAAAATGATATTTCAAAATCGAGTGAAAAAAAGATTTTAGAGATTTTAAGAAAAAAGATAGATGATTTTGATCTAATTTTGTTATCTGATTATGCAAAAGGTGTATTAACGTACGATTTAACTCAAGAGATTATTAATCTTGCAAAAGAAAAAATCCCTGTTTTTGTAGATCCAAAAGGAAGAGATTACTCAAAATACACTGGAGCTGATCTTATAACTCCAAATAAAAAAGAGGCATCTTTAGCTTCAGGTATAGATATTATCGATGATAAAAGTTTAAAAGAGGCCGGTTTTTATCTAAAAAACAGATTTAATTTAAAAAATGTGATAATAACTCTTTCTGAAGAGGGAATGGCAATTTTTGAAGATAAAATGGAAAAAATCCCAACAGCAGCAAGAGAGGTTTATGATGTTACAGGAGCTGGAGATACTGTTCTTGCAGCTTTAGGATTTGCTAAAGCTTGTGGTAAAAATTTAAAAGAAGCTGCCTATTTTGCAAATTTGGCTGCTGGAGTTGTTGTTGGAAAAGTTGGAGCTGCTACTGCAACAATAGAGGAAATTGAAGAGTATGAGAGCTCTTTGCATAAAAGTAGTTCCGATGAACATATTAAAAGCTTTGAAGAGATAAAAAGAGTTGTAGAGTATCTAAAAAATAAAAATAAAAAAATTGTTTTTACAAATGGATGTTTTGATATTTTGCATATTGGTCATGTAAAATATCTTCAAAAAGCAAAGCAGCTTGGAGATGTTTTAATAGTTGGATTAAATTCAGATGAGAGTGTTAGAAGATTAAAAGGAAAAGATAGACCAGTTAATCCAGAGTATGACAGAGCATATCTTTTAGCAGCTTTAGAGCCTGTTGATTATGTAGTTATTTTCAATGAAGATACTCCATATGAGCTTATAAAGATAATTGAGCCAGATGTTTTGGTAAAAGGTACAGATTATGAAGGAAAAGAGGTAGTTGGTAGCGATATAGCAAAAGAGGTTAGATTGATAGAGTTTGTTGAGGGAAAAAGTACGAGTAAGATTATAGAGAAAGTTAGGAACAGGTGA
- the gmhA gene encoding D-sedoheptulose 7-phosphate isomerase produces MLEVIEKDLQEHLKTFEKVVEELKFHIYTASIICVEALKNQKKILLFGNGGSAADAQHIAAELVGRFQKERRALPAIALTTDTSALTAIGNDYGYEQVFARQVEALANEGDVAIGISTSGNSENVLRGLEVAKNRGCKTIGLSGKDGGKMANLCDANIIVPSATTARIQEMHIMIGHILCNVIDENF; encoded by the coding sequence ATGTTAGAAGTTATTGAAAAAGATTTACAAGAGCATTTAAAAACATTTGAGAAAGTTGTAGAAGAGTTAAAGTTTCATATATATACTGCTTCAATTATTTGTGTGGAAGCTTTGAAAAATCAAAAAAAAATTTTACTTTTTGGAAATGGTGGAAGTGCAGCAGATGCTCAACATATAGCAGCTGAGTTAGTTGGAAGGTTTCAAAAAGAAAGAAGAGCTTTGCCAGCAATTGCTCTAACAACTGACACTTCAGCTTTAACTGCGATAGGAAATGATTATGGGTATGAACAAGTGTTCGCAAGGCAGGTTGAAGCATTGGCAAATGAAGGAGATGTTGCTATAGGGATAAGTACAAGCGGAAATAGTGAAAATGTTTTAAGAGGTTTAGAAGTAGCTAAAAACAGAGGTTGTAAAACGATAGGATTATCTGGCAAAGATGGCGGAAAGATGGCAAATCTTTGTGATGCAAATATTATTGTTCCTTCAGCTACAACTGCTAGAATCCAAGAGATGCATATTATGATAGGACATATTTTATGCAATGTTATAGATGAGAATTTTTGA
- a CDS encoding nucleotidyltransferase domain-containing protein yields the protein MRLSKFEIDSIKECAKEIIKEGKIYLFGSRVDDNKKGGDIDLYIELPKKPDFLMKIDFLVCLKNKIGEQKIDIVLYYPKKEKKLIDKIAKKEGILIWSS from the coding sequence ATGAGGCTTTCAAAATTTGAAATTGATTCAATTAAAGAGTGTGCAAAAGAGATTATTAAAGAGGGAAAAATTTATCTATTTGGAAGTAGAGTGGATGATAATAAAAAAGGTGGAGATATAGATCTTTACATAGAACTTCCAAAAAAGCCAGACTTTTTAATGAAAATAGATTTTTTAGTTTGTTTAAAAAATAAAATTGGTGAACAAAAGATTGATATAGTTTTATATTATCCTAAAAAAGAAAAAAAGCTAATTGATAAAATAGCAAAAAAAGAAGGGATTTTAATTTGGAGCAGTTAA